CACCATGGTTCCGTCACGCTTCAAGAGCGTGAGGAACATGTCCATGCTGTGCGACGCGGCCACCGTGTTGAGGATGAAGTCCAGGCTGTTGCGGTGCGGCTTCATCTCGGCCGGGTTCTTGGTGACCACCACCTCGGCGGCGCCCAAGCGCTTGGCGTCCTCGGCCTTGTTGGGCGAGGTGGTGAAGAGCACCACGTGCGCGCCCATGGCCGCAGCCAGCTTCACGCCCATGTGGCCGAGGCCGCCGAGGCCCACGATGCCCACCTTGCTGCCGGGGCCCACCTTCCACTCGCGCAGCGGCGAGTAGGTGGTGATGCCCGCGCAGAGCAGCGGCGCCACGGCCGCCAGCTGGGCCTCGGGGTGAGTGATGCGCAGGACGAACTTGTCCTTCACCACGATGTGGTCGGAGTAGCCCCCGAGGGTGTTGGGCCCTCCACCCTGCTCCTTGCTGTCGTAGGTCCCGGTGAAACCGTTCTCGCAGTACTGCTCGAGCCCCTCGGCGCACGAGTCGCAGCGCTGGCAGCTGTCCACCAGGCAACCGACGCCCACCGTGTCGCCCACCGCAAAGGAAGTGACCGCGGCGCCCACCCGCGTGACGCGCCCCACGATCTCGTGTCCTGGGACGCAGGGATACACCGCGCCGCCCCACTCGTTGCGCGCCGTGTGCAGGTCCGAGTGGCACACGCCGCAGTGCAAGATGTCGATGGCCACGTCGTGAGCGCCGAGGTCACGGCGCTGAAACGAGAACGGGGCGAGCGGGGAGGTGGGCGATTGGGCGGCGTAGCCGTGGGCGTCGGTCATCGGGACACGGTGTCGCATTCCGCCCGAAACCGCTACGGCTCGATGCGTGCCTACCAGCTGATCTCGGTGGGCAGGTAGCCGTCGCCGGCCTCGAGGGTGCGCGAGGCGCGGTAGGCCGCGTCGCCTGCGTTCCAGTCCGTGAGCCCGCTCTGCACGCGCTCCATGATGTTCTCGCGGTGCTCGCTGGCCCAGGCCGCGCCGGCCACCGGGTCCGGTGTGAACCCCGGGGTGTCGCGAATCCACTCCGGCGCCTCGGCGAAGCGCGGGGTCTCGCGCTTCACGGCTTCCACCGTCACGCGCGCCTTGCCCCAGCCCATGCGCGGGCGGGTCTCCACCACGTACACGCGCCCGGGCTCGGCGTTCACCTCCACCACGTCGGCGTTCTCGGCCAGCACGAAGAAGCGATGGTGCCCGGCGGGCACGCTCACCGTGGCGTGCATCTGGCCACGCAGGATGGCCACGAACTGCCCGTCCTCGGTGACGATGGGAAACGAGACCTTCTTCCCCAGGCGCGAGTGCCGCACGAACACCACCACCGCTTGGCCGTCTGCCGCGCGCGCATCGGCTGCCCCCTGCGCCGGCAGCATGGCCACCGCCGACGAACCACACCCCATCATGCCCGCGCCCAGCATCAGCGCGATGATTGCCTTCTTGATCATGTCTGCATTCCCCTGGTCCGGTCCCCACGACCAGACGCTGTTTCGGGGCGTAGCACCAGGTTGGCGGCCCCGCAAAGCCGGCGGTGCTGGTATCCGGGCGGGGCATGACTCCCTCCCCGGGGGGGGGGGGGCGCCGCGCCGCGCGCCCACGCCGCCCGGCCGGGCGCCGGGGGGGGGGGGGGCGCCCCGCCCCGCGGGCGCGGGCCCGGGGGCGGGCGCCCCCCCGCGCGGGGGGGCCCCCCCCCCCGCCCCGCCCGCGCGCGGCCGGGCGGGGCGGGGCCGGCCCGCCCCCCCCCCCCCCCCCCCCCCGCGGCCCCCCCGCGGGGGGGGGGGGGGGGGGGGGGGGGGCCCCGGGGCGGGGGGGGCGGGGGGGGGGGGGGGGGGGGGGGGGGGGGGCGGGGCGGCGGGGGCGGCGCGGGGGGCGGGGCCCGGGGGGGGGCCCCGGGGGGGGGGCCCGCGGCGCGGGGGGGGGCGGCCCCGGGCGGGGGGGGGGCGGGCGCGGGGGGGGGGGGGGGGGGGGGGGGGGCCGGGAGGTGGGGAAGGGGGGGGGGGGGGGGGGGGGGCGGTGGGGGGGGGGGGGGGGGCGGGGCGGGCGGGGGGGGGCGGGGGGGGGCCCCCGCGGGGGGGGGGGGCCGCCCCGGGGGGGGGGGGGGCGCCCGGGGGGGGGGCGCCCCGCGCGGCGGCGCCGGCCCCGCGGGGGGGGCGGGGGGGGGGCTGGGGGGGCCCCCCGCGGGGGGCCCCCGGGGGGGGGGGGGGGGGGGGGGCGCCGGGGGGGGCGGGCGGGGCGGGGGGGCGGGGCCCGCCGGCGGGGGGGGCGGGCGGGGCGGCGGCCCGGGGCCGGGGCCCGCGCGGGGCCGCGCGGGGCCGGGGGGGGGGGGCGGGGGGGGGGGGCGCGGGGGGGGCGGGGGGGGGCGGGGCCCCGGGGGGGCCCGGGGGGCGGGCGGGGGGGCCGCGGGCGGGGGGGGGGGGGGGGGGGGGGGGGGGGGGGGGGGGGGGCGGGGGGGGGGGGGGGGCGCTCACAGCTCGTCGAGCGCGCGGTCCATGAAGGCCCCGAACACGTCCACCCTCACCGGCGGCGCGTCCGTGATGAAGCGCGCCACCAGGTTGGGGAGGGGCGCGTGCCCGCCAGGCTGGGGTCGCAGCGTGCGCAGCGCTTCTCGGCGCAGCGAAAGGCCGGCCCGATCCGGCGTGCCCCCGCCTCGCTGGCTGACCACGGCCTCGAGGGCCGCGAGGGCGTGGGACGCGGCGGCCTGCACGTTCGTCGCAGGCGGCGCCAGCTCTGCCGCAAGCGAAGGGTCGGACAGCGCCGCCACGTCATCGGCCAACGCGATGGCGGCGCTCAGCTCGGCCCGCAGCGCCGCCTCGGTGGTGGCGTTGGGATCGGCCCACCACGCCTCCATGCGCTCGCTGAGCACCATGGCGTCGCGCGTGTCCGGCAGGAACGGGTGGGACCGGTAGTACGCAGCGAGCCGCTGGAGCACGTCATCGCTGTCCAGGAACGCGTCGGCGTCCGCCGCGCCCAGCGCCCAGGCTTCGTCGGTGGCCGTGCCGTCCCGCAGCGTGCGCGCCGCCGCACCCACCATCACCAAGCTCCCGCGCGGCGACGTCATCAGGTTCAGCAGCACGCCATCGGACTCCCGCGCGAGGTCGGCCCCGGGCCGCTGCCAAGGCCCCAGGAACACGTCGCCTGCCAGCACCACGTCGTTGACGGGCAGGTTGTCCCAGAGCAGCAGCGGCCGGTCCACGAAGGCCCGCATGGCGTGCACCTCTTCGCCGGTCAGCTCCGAGGGGACCACGTGCCGCCCGGTCCAGAGGATGGGCATGTCGCGCGGCAGCGCGCGGTACGCGGCGTAGTAGGCGTGCGAGGGGTGCTCGTACTCGAACGGGAAGGGCGGCGTGTCTCCGTTGGCCAGCTGCTCGGCGGTGCCGAAGTAGTACGGGCCGATGAAGCACAGCGTGGCCTCCGGCGCGCGCGCGTGGACGTGGTCGTACGCCAACCTCAGCACCGCGACCTGCGCCACGGGCTCCGCCACGGGGGAGCTACTGGCCACGTCGTCGAACAGCACGCACACGTCGCGCGCCCCGAGGTCCAGCAGCTGGTCCAGCTTCGCGCGCAGCGCCTGCTCGTCTGCCGAGCTGCCGTCGTAGTCACCGCCCGGCGCGATGGCCAGCACCACACGCACACCCAGCTCGCTCCCTCGCGTGATGAGCGCGGCCAAGTCGGCGGCCTCCGAGGCGGGGTACGGCGTGCGCCACTCGTCCCGGTGATACGGGTCTTGCTTGGGCGCATAGAGGTACGTGTCGAGCCCATGCTCCGCGACGAACGCCAGGATCTGAAGGCGCTCCGCGTGCCGGTAGGGTGGGCCATAGAAGCCCTCGATCACGCCGTTCCAGCGCGGCGTGAGGTGGGCGGGGCCTGAAGGGGCGTCGCACCCCACAGCGAGGAGCACGCACAGCAGCGCGGTGAACGTGGTGCGGGTCACGACCTGGAGGATAGGACTCTCGCCACGAAAAAGCCCCACTGGCGTGCTGCCAGCGGGGCTCGTTGTTGTCGGACTCGCCGCGTGTGCGCTCAGGGGTTCAAGCAGGAGCTCATCGGGGCGATGGACACCCCCGCGGCCTGCGCTTCACACCAGTTCCCGTAGATGTCGCCGTCGCAGCCGCAGACCGGCGCCCACACAGCCGGACAGGCG
This sequence is a window from Sandaracinaceae bacterium. Protein-coding genes within it:
- a CDS encoding NAD(P)-dependent alcohol dehydrogenase, with the translated sequence MTDAHGYAAQSPTSPLAPFSFQRRDLGAHDVAIDILHCGVCHSDLHTARNEWGGAVYPCVPGHEIVGRVTRVGAAVTSFAVGDTVGVGCLVDSCQRCDSCAEGLEQYCENGFTGTYDSKEQGGGPNTLGGYSDHIVVKDKFVLRITHPEAQLAAVAPLLCAGITTYSPLREWKVGPGSKVGIVGLGGLGHMGVKLAAAMGAHVVLFTTSPNKAEDAKRLGAAEVVVTKNPAEMKPHRNSLDFILNTVAASHSMDMFLTLLKRDGTMVLVGAPPTPHAPPGAFNLIFKRRRLAGSLIGGIAETQEMLDFCAAHGIVSDIETIPMHGINDAYERMLKSDVKYRFVIDMSTLRSQP
- a CDS encoding beta-N-acetylglucosaminidase domain-containing protein; its protein translation is MTRTTFTALLCVLLAVGCDAPSGPAHLTPRWNGVIEGFYGPPYRHAERLQILAFVAEHGLDTYLYAPKQDPYHRDEWRTPYPASEAADLAALITRGSELGVRVVLAIAPGGDYDGSSADEQALRAKLDQLLDLGARDVCVLFDDVASSSPVAEPVAQVAVLRLAYDHVHARAPEATLCFIGPYYFGTAEQLANGDTPPFPFEYEHPSHAYYAAYRALPRDMPILWTGRHVVPSELTGEEVHAMRAFVDRPLLLWDNLPVNDVVLAGDVFLGPWQRPGADLARESDGVLLNLMTSPRGSLVMVGAAARTLRDGTATDEAWALGAADADAFLDSDDVLQRLAAYYRSHPFLPDTRDAMVLSERMEAWWADPNATTEAALRAELSAAIALADDVAALSDPSLAAELAPPATNVQAAASHALAALEAVVSQRGGGTPDRAGLSLRREALRTLRPQPGGHAPLPNLVARFITDAPPVRVDVFGAFMDRALDEL